A single window of Sphingobacteriales bacterium DNA harbors:
- a CDS encoding amidase, with protein MKELHAFDIGILGDLDATAVAQRIEKKEFTSKEAVTCAIERAKEIDKQLNAIVTPCFTHAIENSTKTNSGIFAGVPTFIKDLNDVKGIPSYKGSAAFKTKPAVKNDKIVDQILAITGSIILGKTSTSEFGLLPCGETLQHGETRNPWNTAHSTGGSSAGSAALVAAGVVPFAHASDGGGSIRIPASCCGLVGLKPSRGRNIMSISEVAPIDIAQDGILSRTVRDSARYIAGLEKYHHNSKLNPIGLIEYAGKKRLKIGMFTHSSTGVDSHTDVVDTVLNTGKMLEALGHHVEYINNPFEHKVTRDFLVYWSFLAFGTFITEYMSNGLSFNHLKTAKFTKELGTIFPLLSLRAFSSIKHLKNHTHEYHTILNEYDLLLSPTLSHPAPKIGHFGTDVDSLEIIMKLNAYVNFTTTQNITGAPAISLPLGISKDGLPIGVQLASKVGDEKTLLEVAFELEASNPFYTLNYFSKKN; from the coding sequence ATGAAAGAATTGCACGCATTTGATATTGGAATTTTAGGCGATTTAGATGCTACTGCTGTAGCTCAAAGAATAGAAAAGAAAGAATTTACATCAAAAGAAGCTGTAACATGTGCTATTGAACGTGCTAAAGAAATAGACAAACAACTGAATGCAATTGTAACACCTTGTTTTACGCATGCAATTGAAAATTCTACCAAAACAAATAGTGGTATTTTTGCTGGCGTACCTACGTTTATAAAAGATTTGAATGATGTAAAAGGCATTCCAAGTTACAAAGGTTCAGCTGCCTTCAAAACAAAACCTGCCGTAAAAAATGACAAAATAGTAGACCAAATTTTAGCTATCACAGGTAGTATTATATTAGGAAAAACATCTACTTCTGAGTTTGGGTTGCTACCATGTGGCGAAACTTTGCAACATGGAGAAACAAGAAATCCTTGGAATACTGCGCATTCAACTGGTGGTTCATCTGCTGGTTCTGCAGCATTGGTTGCAGCTGGCGTTGTGCCATTTGCTCATGCATCAGATGGTGGTGGCTCTATTAGAATTCCTGCATCATGTTGTGGCTTAGTTGGCTTAAAACCATCAAGAGGCAGAAATATAATGTCAATCTCTGAAGTAGCGCCAATTGATATTGCCCAAGATGGCATTTTAAGTAGAACTGTGAGAGATAGTGCGAGATATATTGCTGGATTAGAAAAATACCATCATAATTCAAAATTAAATCCTATTGGTTTGATAGAATATGCTGGGAAAAAGAGATTGAAAATTGGTATGTTCACGCACTCGTCAACTGGTGTAGATAGCCACACAGATGTTGTAGATACAGTTTTGAATACTGGAAAAATGTTAGAAGCACTTGGGCATCATGTTGAGTATATTAATAATCCATTTGAGCATAAAGTAACAAGAGATTTTTTGGTGTATTGGTCTTTTCTGGCGTTTGGTACTTTTATTACAGAATATATGTCTAATGGATTGTCTTTTAATCATCTTAAAACTGCAAAATTCACAAAAGAATTAGGTACAATTTTCCCTTTGCTTTCTTTGCGTGCGTTTAGTAGTATTAAACATTTAAAAAATCACACACATGAATATCATACAATTTTAAACGAGTATGACCTTTTGCTGAGTCCAACATTATCACATCCAGCTCCTAAAATTGGTCATTTTGGTACTGACGTAGACTCATTAGAAATAATTATGAAACTAAATGCATATGTGAATTTTACAACCACACAAAATATTACTGGCGCGCCTGCAATTTCTTTGCCATTAGGCATTAGCAAAGATGGATTGCCAATTGGTGTTCAGTTAGCATCTAAAGTTGGTGATGAAAAGACATTGCTTGAAGTGGCATTTGAATTAGAAGCATCAAATCCATTTTATACATTAAATTATTTTTCTAAAAAAAATTAA
- a CDS encoding bile acid:sodium symporter family protein, whose protein sequence is MSEIDNIIVNFSENFWLLSFCLGFIMFSIALDLKKEDFTQLLKNPKAALAGALSQYIVFPILTFILVKLIQPHPSIALGMILVSACPGGTISNFITHTAKGNVALSVSLTAFSTIIAPLTTPLLFSFYASLDTNTAHLMKDIRIDFFEMLKNVSILLLVPMLIGIAFNYKFPAFTNKIKKHVKRVALLIFIAFLFFAIKANFQIFLKHIHYVLFIVFIQDIIGFFSGFYIGKLMRLPYEDCKAISIETGIHNVGLGLILIFTFFGGLGGMALITAWWGIWHIFAGMALAYYWKNKATKKSI, encoded by the coding sequence TTGAGTGAAATAGATAATATAATCGTAAATTTCTCAGAAAACTTCTGGTTGCTAAGTTTTTGCTTAGGCTTTATCATGTTTAGCATTGCTTTAGATTTAAAAAAAGAAGACTTTACACAACTATTAAAAAATCCAAAAGCTGCGTTAGCTGGTGCGCTTTCTCAATACATTGTATTTCCAATACTTACTTTTATTCTTGTTAAGCTTATTCAGCCACATCCAAGTATTGCATTAGGTATGATTTTGGTTTCTGCTTGTCCTGGTGGTACTATTTCAAATTTCATTACACATACTGCAAAAGGCAATGTAGCACTTTCTGTAAGCCTTACTGCTTTCTCTACAATAATAGCACCATTAACTACACCACTATTATTCTCATTTTATGCTAGTTTGGATACCAATACAGCTCATTTAATGAAAGACATACGAATAGATTTTTTTGAAATGCTAAAAAATGTATCTATACTACTATTAGTACCAATGCTTATTGGCATTGCATTTAATTATAAATTTCCGGCATTTACCAATAAAATTAAAAAACATGTAAAAAGAGTTGCATTACTAATATTTATAGCATTTTTATTTTTTGCAATAAAGGCTAATTTTCAAATTTTCTTAAAACATATACACTATGTTTTATTTATTGTTTTCATACAAGATATTATTGGGTTTTTCTCAGGATTTTATATTGGCAAGTTGATGCGACTTCCATACGAAGATTGCAAAGCAATTTCTATAGAAACAGGCATTCACAATGTAGGATTAGGTTTAATATTAATTTTTACATTCTTTGGTGGTTTGGGTGGAATGGCTTTGATTACAGCATGGTGGGGAATTTGGCATATATTTGCTGGTATGGCATTAGCATATTATTGGAAAAATAAAGCAACTAAAAAAAGTATATGA
- a CDS encoding TauD/TfdA family dioxygenase: MNQSFLDNKLSLPLVIQPQQNASLKYLNDWIQENKQQIDANITKYGAVLFRGFDVQSPTHFEQIAMAVDNDLKNDYMGTSPRDKKTDYVFSASELPPHYPIMQHCEMSFLPSAPRRLFFYCHTAPPFGGETPICDFRKVYQNINPEIRREFEQKGVQHIRNYASPNSKSRSGFQLKSWYDMFHTDDKKLVESKCKEHDIICEWKENDGLRMTNKSSAFKQHPISNEMVWFNHTQVFHIDAAAIEYEYIHKRQKRWDTFKTNLFLDLMTWYKKKKLNPFEQSMHVTFGDGSEIPTAYVQHIQDVIWQNLSIYAWKKGDIICIDNFSTSHGRLPYYGDREVMVCWTS; encoded by the coding sequence ATGAATCAATCTTTTTTAGACAATAAGCTTTCACTACCACTAGTAATACAACCACAGCAAAATGCTTCTTTGAAGTATCTAAATGATTGGATACAAGAAAACAAACAGCAAATTGATGCTAATATTACAAAATATGGTGCGGTTTTATTTCGTGGATTTGATGTACAATCACCTACACATTTTGAGCAAATAGCAATGGCTGTAGATAATGATTTAAAAAATGATTACATGGGAACTTCGCCAAGAGACAAAAAAACAGATTATGTTTTTTCTGCAAGCGAGTTGCCTCCACATTATCCAATTATGCAACATTGCGAAATGAGTTTTTTACCATCTGCACCACGAAGATTATTCTTTTATTGCCACACAGCACCACCATTTGGTGGCGAAACACCAATTTGCGATTTTAGAAAAGTATATCAAAATATCAATCCAGAAATAAGAAGAGAATTTGAACAAAAAGGCGTGCAACACATCAGAAATTATGCATCTCCAAATTCAAAATCAAGATCTGGATTTCAACTAAAAAGTTGGTATGATATGTTTCATACTGATGATAAAAAGTTGGTAGAATCAAAATGTAAAGAACATGATATTATTTGTGAATGGAAAGAAAATGATGGCTTGAGAATGACCAATAAAAGCAGTGCGTTTAAACAACATCCAATTTCTAATGAAATGGTTTGGTTTAACCACACTCAAGTATTTCATATTGATGCAGCTGCCATAGAATATGAATATATACATAAACGACAAAAAAGATGGGATACTTTTAAAACCAATCTATTTTTAGATTTAATGACTTGGTATAAAAAGAAAAAACTGAATCCATTTGAACAAAGTATGCATGTAACATTTGGCGATGGCTCAGAAATACCTACAGCTTATGTGCAACATATACAAGATGTAATTTGGCAAAATCTATCCATCTATGCTTGGAAAAAAGGTGATATTATTTGTATTGATAATTTTTCTACTTCACATGGTAGATTGCCATATTATGGTGATAGAGAAGTAATGGTTTGTTGGACATCATAG
- a CDS encoding GNAT family N-acetyltransferase, whose amino-acid sequence MIKKSIARDCVQIQDKICLKPYQKGYEEAFFQLVRKNFDRLQNHFPSLLKKNESIENTKIYIDEKIKLWNKCQEFAYMIFNEQEIIGHFNIKDIDWKKKTVELAYWIDSDSENKGIVTNIVKNRINFIFSELDIIKIIARCHVENMQSEKIMQKCGMHYEGTVHNLYKNYQNISVDTYLYSIENNIK is encoded by the coding sequence ATGATAAAAAAATCCATAGCAAGAGATTGTGTTCAAATTCAAGATAAAATATGTTTAAAACCATATCAAAAAGGATACGAAGAAGCTTTTTTTCAGTTAGTTCGGAAGAATTTTGATAGACTACAAAATCATTTTCCTTCATTGCTCAAAAAAAATGAATCAATAGAGAATACAAAAATATATATTGATGAAAAAATAAAACTGTGGAATAAATGTCAAGAGTTTGCTTACATGATTTTTAATGAACAAGAAATTATAGGACATTTTAATATTAAAGACATTGACTGGAAAAAAAAGACAGTAGAGTTAGCTTATTGGATTGATAGTGATAGTGAAAATAAAGGTATTGTTACCAATATTGTAAAAAATAGAATAAACTTTATTTTTAGTGAATTAGATATAATTAAAATTATTGCAAGATGTCATGTAGAAAATATGCAGAGTGAAAAAATTATGCAAAAATGTGGTATGCATTACGAAGGTACAGTACACAATCTTTATAAAAATTATCAAAATATAAGTGTAGATACATATTTATATAGCATAGAAAATAATATAAAATAG
- the metG gene encoding methionine--tRNA ligase gives MPKRHTITAALPYANGPLHIGHLAGAYIAADIYARYLRLKNEDVIFVCGSDEHGAAITIKAKKENKTPKEIIDQYHEIIKNSFEKFGIAFDIYHRTSEPIHHDTSQEIFRVLNNKNAFDIIESEQYYDVDANQFLADRYIIGTCPKCGNENAYGDQCEKCGSTLNPTDLINPRSTLTNSTPILKKTKHWYLKLDQQQDEIKKWLEDVSEKYNWKAHVIGQCKSWINDGLRPRAMTRDLDWGIPVPEELDGSKGKVLYVWLDAPIGYISATKQLFTEIEENNFKFAYPNNFSDKIKNKSKDEWKNYWQDENTQLTHFIGKDNIVFHCITFPAILKTTAQYILPQNVPANEFMNLEGNKISTSRNWAVWLHEYLEEFPNKEDELRYCLIANMPENKDAEFTWQDFQDRVNNELVATYGNFVNRVVTLIHKYYEGKIDHAFRQTMHQDDSILYKTIIETEQAIGKNIEQFKFKDALQELMSFARSGNKFLADTEPWKLVKTEPDKTKDILAVALDWVYALAVLSKPLLPKTAEKIFQMLNANVQDNNPFNYQLNGDALNPTQLLFEKITDDQVQFQVNKLQQSLNQVQNNNDTKENSQFSDLKSEITYDDFAKMDIRTGIIVEAEKVPKADKLLKLLVDIGIEQRTIVSGIAEHFAPENIVGQKVSVLVNLAPRKLRGIESNGMILMAEDENGKLYFVEANTNAGMEIR, from the coding sequence ATGCCAAAAAGACATACAATAACAGCAGCTTTACCTTATGCCAATGGTCCATTACATATTGGTCATTTAGCTGGTGCTTATATTGCCGCAGATATTTATGCAAGATATTTAAGACTAAAAAATGAAGATGTGATTTTTGTCTGCGGAAGTGATGAACATGGAGCAGCAATTACCATCAAAGCAAAAAAAGAAAATAAAACACCAAAAGAAATTATTGACCAATACCACGAAATAATTAAAAACAGTTTTGAAAAATTTGGAATTGCATTTGATATCTATCATAGAACATCAGAGCCAATTCATCATGATACTTCACAAGAAATCTTTAGAGTATTAAACAATAAAAATGCATTTGATATTATCGAAAGCGAACAGTATTATGATGTAGATGCCAATCAGTTTTTAGCAGATAGATATATTATTGGCACTTGCCCAAAATGTGGCAACGAAAATGCTTATGGTGATCAATGTGAGAAATGTGGCAGTACATTAAATCCAACAGATTTAATCAACCCAAGATCTACACTAACAAACTCAACACCAATTTTAAAAAAGACAAAGCATTGGTATTTGAAATTAGACCAACAACAAGATGAAATAAAAAAATGGTTGGAAGATGTAAGTGAAAAGTATAATTGGAAAGCACATGTAATTGGACAATGTAAAAGCTGGATAAATGATGGCTTGCGACCAAGAGCAATGACACGCGATTTAGATTGGGGAATTCCTGTGCCAGAAGAATTAGATGGTAGCAAAGGCAAAGTTTTATACGTTTGGCTCGATGCACCAATTGGATATATTTCTGCTACAAAACAATTGTTTACTGAAATAGAAGAAAATAATTTTAAGTTCGCTTATCCAAATAATTTTTCAGATAAAATAAAAAACAAATCTAAAGATGAATGGAAAAATTATTGGCAAGATGAAAATACACAGTTGACGCATTTTATTGGGAAAGATAATATCGTATTTCATTGCATTACATTTCCTGCCATTCTTAAAACAACAGCGCAATACATTTTGCCACAAAATGTACCAGCAAATGAATTTATGAATTTGGAAGGAAATAAAATTTCTACATCCAGAAATTGGGCAGTTTGGCTACATGAGTATTTAGAAGAATTTCCAAATAAAGAAGATGAATTGAGATATTGTTTGATAGCAAATATGCCAGAAAACAAAGACGCAGAATTTACTTGGCAAGATTTTCAAGACAGAGTAAATAATGAATTGGTGGCTACTTATGGAAATTTTGTAAACAGAGTTGTTACTTTAATTCATAAATATTATGAAGGGAAAATTGACCATGCTTTTAGACAAACCATGCATCAAGATGATTCTATTTTATACAAAACAATTATAGAAACGGAACAAGCAATAGGTAAAAATATTGAACAATTTAAGTTTAAAGATGCATTGCAAGAATTAATGTCATTCGCAAGAAGTGGAAATAAATTTTTAGCAGATACAGAACCTTGGAAATTAGTAAAAACAGAACCCGACAAAACAAAAGATATTTTAGCAGTTGCATTAGATTGGGTATATGCATTGGCAGTATTATCAAAACCATTGTTGCCAAAAACAGCAGAAAAAATATTTCAAATGTTGAATGCAAATGTGCAAGATAATAATCCATTTAATTATCAATTAAATGGTGATGCATTAAATCCAACACAATTATTATTTGAAAAAATAACAGACGATCAAGTGCAATTCCAAGTAAATAAATTACAGCAATCATTGAATCAAGTTCAAAATAATAACGACACAAAAGAAAATTCTCAATTCTCAGATCTCAAGTCTGAAATTACTTATGATGATTTTGCGAAAATGGATATCAGAACAGGAATTATTGTAGAAGCAGAAAAAGTTCCCAAAGCTGATAAATTATTAAAATTATTAGTAGATATTGGAATTGAGCAAAGAACTATTGTATCAGGCATTGCAGAGCATTTTGCACCAGAAAATATTGTAGGACAAAAAGTAAGTGTGCTCGTAAATTTAGCACCACGAAAATTGCGTGGCATAGAAAGCAATGGAATGATATTAATGGCAGAAGATGAAAATGGCAAATTATATTTTGTAGAGGCAAACACAAATGCAGGCATGGAAATTAGATAA
- a CDS encoding DEAD/DEAH box helicase family protein — protein sequence MYVEVVLPLALPKNYTYAVPTHLEENIKVGKRVEIQFGKYKIYSAIILNILDEPPKEYIPKEIVAVIDEHEIVSTTQLEFWKWIAQYYMCTLGDVMQASLPAYLKLDSETIYVSNKEINYQDVELSDDAFLVCEAFEFQEKLKQKDIQNILQKKTTYKVIKELIQHKLLYIEEKVEEKYKPKIESFIQWSAEFKPISKRAEAFDLVKKAAKQEQILLAYIELSKTSELVNRKILLERSNANYAALNAMIDKKIFDIKELQVDRIEIDNDEKNQFTLSTVQQDALIKIQEHFAEQKTVLLHGVTSSGKTLIYTQLIKQLENKEGQTLFLLPEIALTTQLIQRLKNWLGNIAVYHSKLSNTERVEIWNKVLNNEIKIIVGARSALLLPFQKLDLIIVDEEHDASYKQQEPNPRYHARDAALYLAKMHQANIVLGSATPSFESYFNCKQSKYELVELTCRYNNVPLPNIQFVDLKQAQKTNK from the coding sequence ATGTATGTTGAAGTAGTACTGCCATTAGCCTTACCAAAAAATTATACATACGCTGTTCCCACACATTTAGAAGAAAATATTAAAGTAGGAAAACGTGTAGAAATTCAATTTGGGAAATACAAAATATACTCAGCAATTATATTAAATATTTTAGACGAACCACCAAAAGAATATATACCAAAAGAAATTGTTGCAGTAATAGACGAACATGAAATTGTAAGCACTACACAACTTGAGTTTTGGAAATGGATAGCACAATATTATATGTGTACATTAGGTGATGTAATGCAAGCATCATTGCCAGCTTATCTAAAACTAGACAGCGAAACTATTTATGTAAGTAATAAAGAAATAAATTATCAAGATGTAGAATTGAGTGATGATGCATTTTTAGTATGCGAAGCATTTGAGTTTCAAGAAAAGCTAAAGCAAAAAGACATACAAAACATACTTCAGAAAAAAACGACATACAAAGTCATCAAAGAATTAATACAACATAAATTATTATATATTGAAGAAAAAGTTGAAGAAAAATACAAACCCAAAATCGAATCTTTTATTCAATGGTCAGCAGAATTTAAACCAATATCAAAACGTGCAGAAGCATTTGATTTAGTAAAAAAAGCAGCCAAGCAAGAGCAAATATTATTAGCTTATATAGAATTAAGTAAAACATCAGAACTTGTAAATAGAAAAATATTATTGGAAAGAAGTAACGCAAACTATGCTGCACTAAATGCCATGATAGATAAAAAAATATTTGATATAAAAGAATTACAAGTAGATAGAATTGAGATAGACAATGACGAAAAAAATCAATTTACATTAAGCACAGTACAACAAGATGCACTAATAAAAATACAAGAACATTTTGCTGAACAAAAAACAGTATTGTTGCATGGTGTTACATCAAGTGGGAAAACATTAATATATACTCAATTAATAAAACAATTAGAAAATAAAGAAGGACAAACATTATTTCTATTGCCAGAAATTGCACTAACCACACAATTAATACAAAGATTAAAAAATTGGCTAGGTAATATTGCAGTCTATCATTCAAAATTAAGCAATACAGAAAGAGTAGAAATTTGGAATAAAGTTTTAAATAATGAAATAAAAATTATTGTTGGAGCACGTTCTGCGTTGTTGTTGCCATTTCAAAAATTAGATTTAATAATTGTTGATGAAGAACATGATGCATCCTACAAACAACAAGAGCCAAACCCACGTTACCACGCCAGAGATGCAGCTTTGTATTTAGCAAAAATGCATCAAGCAAATATCGTTTTAGGTTCAGCAACACCAAGCTTCGAATCTTATTTCAATTGCAAACAATCTAAATATGAATTAGTAGAACTAACATGTAGATACAATAATGTACCATTGCCAAATATTCAATTTGTTGATTTAAAACAAGCACAAAAGACAAACAAATAG
- the priA gene encoding primosomal protein N', translated as MRNKIIETLNAQKQVILFQNRRGYAPFLSCKICDWIPMCKNCDITLTYHKYTNDLRCHYCGYTETHTSICKACGSNEMQQKGIGTERIEEDLKAIFPEAKIGRMDYDTVKNKHGHEKIIHAFQNKEFDILVGTQMVTKGLDFEHVQLVGVLNADNLLYFPDFRAIEKTYQLLTQVSGRAGRKDIVGTVMIQISNIMHPIINEIKNQNFNTFYNAQIQERKEFLYPPYSRLIKITLKHKEINTADSAANYLVVQLKNKFGNWIKGPVKPIFQKINNLYIREILIKIPRAHFAQLHTIKNELNHHIQSLNQYQKYKNCIVIKDVDVL; from the coding sequence TTGAGAAATAAAATAATTGAAACACTAAATGCACAAAAGCAAGTGATATTATTTCAAAACAGACGTGGCTACGCACCATTTCTAAGTTGTAAAATCTGCGATTGGATACCAATGTGCAAAAATTGTGATATTACATTGACATATCATAAATATACAAACGACTTGCGTTGCCATTATTGTGGATACACAGAAACACATACAAGTATTTGCAAAGCATGTGGTAGCAACGAAATGCAACAAAAAGGCATAGGCACAGAAAGAATAGAAGAAGATTTAAAAGCTATTTTTCCAGAGGCAAAAATAGGAAGAATGGACTATGATACAGTGAAAAACAAACACGGACATGAGAAAATTATCCATGCATTCCAAAACAAAGAATTTGATATTTTAGTAGGCACACAAATGGTCACCAAAGGTTTAGATTTTGAACATGTACAATTAGTTGGTGTGCTCAATGCAGATAATCTTTTGTATTTTCCAGACTTTAGAGCAATAGAAAAAACCTATCAATTACTTACACAAGTAAGCGGAAGAGCAGGCAGAAAAGATATTGTAGGCACAGTCATGATTCAGATAAGCAATATCATGCATCCAATAATTAATGAAATTAAAAATCAAAATTTCAATACATTTTATAACGCACAAATTCAAGAAAGAAAAGAATTTTTGTATCCACCTTATTCAAGATTAATAAAAATTACACTCAAGCATAAAGAAATAAATACAGCAGATAGTGCAGCCAATTATTTGGTAGTACAATTAAAAAATAAATTTGGCAATTGGATAAAAGGTCCAGTAAAACCAATATTTCAGAAGATAAATAATTTATACATCAGAGAAATATTAATCAAAATTCCAAGAGCACATTTTGCCCAATTACACACTATAAAAAATGAGTTAAATCATCACATACAGTCATTGAATCAATATCAAAAATATAAAAACTGTATTGTAATAAAAGATGTAGATGTATTGTAA
- a CDS encoding YiiD C-terminal domain-containing protein, which produces MNLRKSTKLINLYPPYLGAGISIKEINENYTSITVQMKMHFWNRNLVGTHFGGSLYSMCDPFYMFILMEHLGKGYIVWDKAASIEFKKPGLKAVYATFSISEAEIQQIKEKVDIEGKGNFTFYTEVVNDANETIAKVEKVVYVRIK; this is translated from the coding sequence ATGAATTTAAGAAAATCAACCAAATTAATCAATCTTTATCCACCATATTTAGGTGCTGGCATTTCTATAAAAGAAATAAATGAAAATTATACAAGCATTACAGTGCAAATGAAGATGCACTTTTGGAACAGAAATTTGGTAGGCACACATTTTGGTGGCTCATTGTACAGCATGTGCGATCCATTTTATATGTTTATTTTGATGGAGCATTTGGGCAAAGGTTATATAGTTTGGGACAAGGCAGCATCTATAGAATTTAAAAAACCAGGTTTGAAAGCTGTGTATGCAACTTTTTCTATCAGTGAGGCAGAAATACAACAAATTAAAGAAAAAGTAGATATTGAAGGCAAAGGCAATTTTACATTTTATACAGAAGTGGTTAATGATGCAAACGAAACGATAGCAAAAGTGGAGAAAGTAGTTTATGTCAGAATAAAATAA
- a CDS encoding nucleoside deaminase, protein MHSDKYFIEETLKIANAIGLKDEVPVAALVVVDGKIIGKGNNQVEMLQDPTAHAEMIAITAACHYIGSKYLSQATLYVSLEPCAMCKAAIAHAQIKRVVFATKDTSSNKNNTEYILLDDASIQQDASQMVSQFFKQKRKNKF, encoded by the coding sequence ATGCATTCTGATAAATATTTTATTGAAGAAACCTTAAAAATAGCAAATGCAATTGGACTAAAAGATGAAGTGCCTGTTGCTGCGCTCGTTGTTGTTGATGGCAAAATAATAGGAAAAGGCAACAACCAAGTAGAAATGCTACAAGACCCAACGGCACATGCAGAAATGATAGCAATAACTGCTGCCTGTCATTATATTGGTAGCAAATATCTTAGTCAAGCCACATTGTATGTAAGCTTGGAACCATGTGCTATGTGCAAAGCTGCTATTGCGCATGCGCAGATAAAAAGAGTAGTATTTGCCACAAAAGACACATCAAGCAACAAAAATAATACTGAATATATACTTTTAGATGATGCATCTATACAACAAGATGCTAGCCAAATGGTTAGTCAATTTTTTAAGCAAAAAAGAAAGAATAAATTTTAA
- a CDS encoding TolC family protein, whose amino-acid sequence MQKNIFFLYFIISIVFANAQEIWDWNKCIEYALENNIQLKLGSINKQVAEIEVKKNTFNYTPNINAQSNYNFRIGKNYNYFQNEYVNQLVHYQDYNLNIQQNIFDGLLTKNQIQKSKIDLKSLELDNEALKTNLQMQILTAYLNILNAKEQLTQNKTQQQSTLEQKARTEAMIEAGALPESNLIDIQVQLAT is encoded by the coding sequence ATGCAAAAAAATATTTTCTTTCTATATTTTATCATTTCTATAGTTTTTGCTAATGCACAAGAAATTTGGGATTGGAATAAATGTATTGAATATGCTTTGGAAAATAACATCCAGCTTAAGTTAGGAAGTATTAATAAACAAGTTGCTGAAATAGAAGTCAAGAAGAATACTTTTAATTACACACCAAACATCAACGCACAATCTAATTATAATTTTAGAATAGGAAAAAACTACAACTATTTTCAAAATGAATATGTTAATCAATTGGTGCATTACCAAGATTATAATTTGAATATTCAACAAAATATTTTTGACGGCTTACTTACAAAAAACCAAATCCAAAAATCTAAAATAGATTTAAAGTCATTAGAATTAGATAATGAAGCATTGAAGACAAATTTGCAAATGCAAATCTTAACAGCATATCTTAATATTTTAAACGCAAAAGAACAATTAACACAAAATAAAACACAACAACAATCTACACTAGAGCAAAAAGCAAGAACCGAAGCTATGATAGAAGCTGGTGCACTGCCAGAAAGTAATCTAATAGACATTCAAGTGCAATTAGCTACATAA